In Anaerococcus prevotii DSM 20548, the following are encoded in one genomic region:
- a CDS encoding response regulator produces the protein MKIILLDDHKLFGESLKMLLEEQEEISCAYVSKAQEFLKMIEEENYDIFLIDINLKDDKTGLDLIKDLVDYNPKQKIIVLTSYDLDNYKDMAFKLGVKDFINKSVEIEELLEKIINVYKGKFKKIDKHIADPLTKREIEVLKELIKGESKKNIAGRLYISERTLYNHIANIYDKLQSKNIVEAYNKAMELGYIDPVM, from the coding sequence ATGAAAATTATTTTGCTTGATGACCATAAATTATTTGGGGAATCTCTTAAGATGCTTTTAGAAGAGCAAGAAGAAATTTCATGTGCCTATGTATCAAAAGCCCAAGAGTTTTTAAAAATGATAGAAGAAGAAAACTATGATATTTTTTTAATCGACATAAATTTAAAAGATGATAAGACTGGTCTTGATTTAATTAAAGATTTGGTGGATTATAACCCAAAACAAAAGATAATAGTCTTAACCTCCTATGATTTAGATAATTATAAGGATATGGCTTTTAAGTTAGGAGTAAAGGATTTTATAAATAAGTCTGTTGAAATTGAAGAACTTTTAGAAAAAATAATAAATGTATATAAAGGAAAATTCAAGAAAATAGACAAGCACATCGCAGATCCCTTAACTAAAAGGGAGATAGAAGTATTAAAAGAGCTAATAAAGGGTGAGAGTAAAAAGAATATTGCGGGTAGACTTTATATTAGCGAGAGAACCCTTTATAATCATATAGCAAATATATACGATAAATTACAATCTAAAAATATTGTTGAAGCTTACAATAAAGCTATGGAGCTTGGCTATATCGATCCAGTCATGTAA